One window from the genome of Natrinema caseinilyticum encodes:
- a CDS encoding phospholipase D-like domain-containing protein, translated as MAVGSMGVAGSLVLGSNRSEESVGDGSAPRIEPMFSYPSVFGLPDDVHERTVLDLLRRAVHGTSVHLTSYTVTRTPLATACLAAADRGVDVNVLLDDHLADADAPRRLRETSVGRVSLTIDGGIGDGSNHNKFLLVEELETGESNVVWQSSSNFTNTQRYLHNTSVVFRGDDDLYDVYRSYWNELAAGVTDRHYNRTAETDSATVYFSPRSDFDTHLAALEDVVPTRDATVRFMYSIWNEKRSAVVDRVRELVDGGCTVEVILNGNRSTVGHRLRRAGADVLEYPSTTLGRVTPGQPPNVHSKTMLVDADVDVDGETERRRLVYTGSQNLSKNGLSHNDETLLRIEDDDVYSQFVRDWERVHEQGRRLASGDVTAIIRSHW; from the coding sequence ATGGCGGTCGGGTCGATGGGCGTGGCGGGATCGCTGGTGCTCGGATCGAACAGAAGTGAGGAGTCGGTGGGGGACGGATCCGCCCCCCGAATCGAGCCGATGTTCAGCTATCCGTCGGTGTTCGGACTGCCCGACGACGTGCACGAACGAACGGTCCTCGACCTGCTGCGACGGGCCGTTCACGGGACGTCGGTACACCTCACGTCCTACACGGTCACGCGCACTCCCTTGGCGACGGCGTGTCTCGCGGCCGCCGACCGCGGCGTCGACGTCAACGTCCTGCTGGACGACCACCTCGCCGATGCGGACGCACCGCGGCGACTCCGCGAAACGTCGGTCGGTCGCGTCTCGCTCACCATCGACGGGGGTATCGGCGACGGGAGTAATCACAACAAGTTCCTGCTCGTGGAGGAACTGGAGACCGGAGAGTCGAACGTCGTGTGGCAGTCCTCGTCGAACTTCACGAACACGCAGCGGTACCTCCACAACACGTCGGTCGTATTTCGCGGCGACGACGACCTCTACGACGTCTATCGGAGTTACTGGAACGAACTGGCCGCTGGCGTCACCGACCGCCACTACAATCGCACGGCAGAGACCGACTCGGCGACCGTGTACTTTTCGCCTCGATCCGACTTCGATACGCACCTCGCGGCCCTGGAGGACGTCGTTCCGACCCGCGACGCGACGGTCAGATTCATGTACTCGATTTGGAACGAGAAGCGTTCCGCGGTCGTCGACCGCGTCAGGGAACTCGTCGACGGCGGTTGTACGGTCGAGGTAATCCTCAACGGGAACAGATCCACCGTCGGCCACCGCCTGCGACGAGCGGGCGCGGACGTGCTCGAGTACCCGTCGACCACCCTGGGACGCGTCACGCCGGGGCAGCCACCGAACGTCCACTCGAAAACTATGCTCGTCGACGCCGACGTCGACGTGGACGGCGAAACGGAACGTCGACGCCTCGTCTACACGGGCTCGCAGAACTTGAGCAAAAACGGCTTGTCCCACAACGACGAGACGCTCCTTCGGATCGAAGACGACGACGTCTACTCCCAGTTCGTCCGGGACTGGGAGCGCGTCCACGAACAGGGGCGTCGCCTGGCCAGCGGCGACGTAACGGCGATCATTCGATCTCACTGGTGA
- a CDS encoding ATP-binding protein, giving the protein MTFYDRDDELESLRTAFESPGHEFYVVYGRRRVGKTALLKEFCADRPHLYYLAAQEAAYRQREKFVEQVADSFDDRVPRTDGWDDAFDYLGDRLAVEDRIVVVDEFPYLVAENDSLPSYVQAFVDERLQETDSMLVLCGSSVSTMESEVLGHESPLYGRRTGQIDLKPFSFREARAVISDDIADAIRSYSVTGGTPMYLTLFDYGRSLAENIQTHILSPTAVLYNEPEFLLRTELRNPARYLSILEAVALGHTTPNEISGATGIDSGPLSKYLQTLRNLRLLDRSVPVTASGQKSKRSRYHVADEFLRFWFRYVEPNRSSIEEAPSLVFDGTIEPDLPMHVATTFEDVCEEAVWELIRRGDLASYSDVGRWWYGEEEIDIVGLAPAADRILLAECKWTGDPVGRGLVADLRAKADSVRWGPRDRSERFAIFSKSGFDDGLGDDLDDNWSLFDLDDLNRILSNT; this is encoded by the coding sequence ATGACCTTCTACGACCGGGACGACGAACTCGAATCGTTACGAACCGCTTTTGAATCACCCGGGCACGAGTTCTACGTCGTCTATGGACGCCGGCGCGTCGGAAAGACAGCGCTCCTCAAAGAATTCTGCGCCGACCGCCCGCATCTCTACTATCTCGCCGCTCAAGAGGCAGCGTATCGCCAGCGCGAGAAATTCGTGGAGCAAGTGGCCGATTCGTTCGACGATCGCGTTCCACGAACCGACGGGTGGGACGATGCGTTCGACTATCTGGGCGATAGGCTCGCGGTCGAAGACCGAATCGTCGTCGTCGACGAATTCCCGTATTTGGTCGCGGAGAACGACTCGCTCCCGTCCTACGTCCAGGCGTTCGTCGACGAAAGACTTCAGGAGACGGACTCGATGCTCGTCCTCTGTGGATCGAGTGTGAGTACCATGGAGTCCGAGGTACTCGGCCACGAAAGTCCGCTGTACGGCCGCCGTACCGGGCAGATCGATCTGAAACCGTTTTCGTTTCGGGAGGCTCGAGCCGTTATCTCCGACGATATTGCGGACGCGATCCGATCGTACTCGGTTACCGGTGGCACGCCGATGTACCTGACTCTCTTCGACTACGGGCGATCGCTGGCCGAGAACATCCAGACGCATATCCTGTCGCCGACGGCAGTACTCTACAACGAACCGGAGTTCCTGCTCCGGACCGAACTGCGAAATCCCGCTCGGTATCTGAGCATTCTCGAAGCAGTGGCACTGGGCCACACCACTCCGAACGAGATCTCGGGAGCAACTGGAATCGATTCGGGGCCACTTTCGAAGTATCTCCAAACGCTTCGTAACCTCCGGCTCCTCGACCGCAGTGTCCCAGTCACGGCGTCCGGCCAGAAATCCAAACGCTCCCGATATCACGTTGCTGATGAGTTTCTCCGGTTCTGGTTCCGCTACGTCGAGCCGAACCGTTCCAGCATCGAAGAAGCACCCTCGCTCGTTTTCGACGGCACCATCGAGCCCGATTTACCGATGCACGTCGCAACAACCTTCGAAGACGTCTGTGAGGAAGCTGTCTGGGAACTGATCAGACGCGGCGACCTCGCATCGTACTCCGACGTCGGGCGATGGTGGTACGGCGAAGAGGAAATCGACATCGTCGGTCTCGCCCCCGCTGCTGACCGTATCCTCCTCGCCGAGTGCAAATGGACCGGCGACCCGGTTGGCCGTGGACTTGTTGCCGACCTTCGAGCGAAAGCTGACAGCGTCCGGTGGGGCCCACGCGATCGCTCGGAACGGTTCGCTATCTTCTCGAAAAGTGGATTCGACGACGGTCTCGGTGACGATCTCGACGACAACTGGTCACTGTTCGATCTCGACGATCTAAATCGGATCCTCTCAAATACGTAG
- a CDS encoding asparaginase → MPHVRVLSTGGTIASTAGPRGATPSKNGDDLIAAVPRLTEIAEIDVDAVCDELSFHLSFSNVASLAQAVERAAQDGVDGVVVTHGTDTMEESAYYLDLVCDATVPVVFTGAQRPADRPGADGPANLLQAVRVAADDRFADGAYIAFGNLVHAARWVTKARAGRPDAYASPDAGPVAEITADGLSLRRDPRSESVSLPTVETPARVELIPSGLAVGARQLERAVADGVDGLVLAASGIGNTTPEIGDAVADAVDSGVPVVVATRCFDGAVGARYGGPGGSQTLRDHGAIPAGDLPPWKARIKLGLALSASDDYEDVRTAFERQRGAVERSVSTT, encoded by the coding sequence ATGCCACACGTTCGCGTGTTGAGTACCGGCGGAACGATCGCATCGACTGCTGGACCGAGAGGGGCGACACCCTCCAAAAACGGTGACGATCTTATCGCTGCCGTCCCTCGACTGACGGAAATAGCGGAGATCGATGTCGACGCCGTCTGTGACGAACTCAGTTTTCATCTCTCGTTCTCGAACGTCGCATCGTTGGCTCAGGCCGTCGAACGCGCAGCCCAAGACGGTGTCGACGGTGTCGTCGTCACCCACGGGACTGACACGATGGAGGAATCTGCGTACTACCTCGATCTGGTGTGTGACGCGACGGTTCCGGTCGTGTTCACCGGCGCACAGCGTCCCGCGGATCGGCCGGGCGCGGATGGACCGGCGAATCTTCTCCAGGCGGTCCGCGTCGCAGCCGACGACCGCTTTGCGGATGGCGCCTACATCGCCTTCGGAAATCTCGTCCACGCGGCCAGATGGGTGACGAAGGCGCGGGCAGGTCGTCCGGATGCGTACGCATCGCCCGATGCGGGTCCCGTCGCAGAAATCACGGCCGACGGGCTGTCTCTCCGACGCGATCCTCGCAGCGAGTCGGTATCGCTTCCCACCGTCGAGACACCGGCCCGGGTCGAACTGATCCCGAGCGGCCTGGCCGTCGGCGCCCGGCAACTCGAGCGCGCCGTCGCCGATGGCGTCGACGGACTCGTCTTGGCGGCGAGCGGGATCGGGAATACGACGCCCGAGATCGGTGACGCGGTCGCCGACGCAGTCGATAGCGGTGTTCCAGTAGTCGTCGCAACACGGTGTTTCGACGGTGCTGTGGGGGCTCGGTACGGCGGTCCGGGCGGCAGTCAGACGCTGCGCGATCACGGGGCGATTCCGGCCGGTGATCTGCCGCCCTGGAAAGCGCGGATCAAACTCGGCCTGGCGCTATCGGCCTCCGACGACTACGAAGACGTCCGTACGGCGTTCGAACGCCAACGCGGCGCAGTGGAGCGATCTGTCAGTACTACGTGA